Proteins from one Arsenophonus apicola genomic window:
- the suhB gene encoding inositol-1-monophosphatase: protein MHPMLTIAIRAARQAGNFIAKSYEKPDSIEIMAKGQNDFVTNIDKKAEQIIIEVIQKSYPTHTIITEESGQILGEKNDIQWVIDPLDGTTNFTKRLPHFSVSIAVRINGRTEVATIYNPMLNELFTAVRGQGAQLNGYRLRLKNTNELEGAIIATGFPFKAKQHSAAYINIIAKLFKKCADFRRTGSAALDLAYVAAGRVDAFFEIGLKPWDFMAGELLVREAGGIITDFVGGHNYLCSGNLLAGSPRMVKKMVPEIQTELSDPLKS, encoded by the coding sequence ATGCATCCAATGCTAACTATTGCTATTCGAGCAGCTCGCCAAGCAGGCAACTTTATTGCTAAAAGCTATGAAAAACCGGATTCTATTGAAATAATGGCAAAAGGCCAAAATGATTTTGTGACCAATATCGATAAAAAAGCGGAACAAATTATTATTGAAGTCATCCAGAAATCTTATCCTACCCATACCATTATTACTGAAGAAAGTGGTCAAATACTTGGTGAGAAGAATGATATTCAGTGGGTTATTGATCCCTTGGATGGCACAACCAATTTTACTAAACGTTTACCCCATTTTTCCGTCTCTATCGCGGTACGTATTAACGGCCGTACAGAAGTTGCCACCATTTATAATCCTATGCTTAATGAGCTATTTACTGCAGTACGTGGCCAAGGAGCACAATTAAACGGTTACCGCCTTCGTCTTAAAAATACCAATGAATTAGAAGGGGCAATTATTGCCACGGGTTTTCCTTTCAAAGCGAAACAACATTCAGCCGCATATATTAATATTATCGCTAAACTATTTAAAAAATGCGCCGATTTTCGCCGTACAGGGTCAGCAGCTTTAGACTTAGCTTATGTTGCGGCTGGTCGCGTCGATGCCTTTTTTGAAATTGGCTTAAAACCATGGGATTTTATGGCCGGTGAGCTGTTAGTACGTGAAGCAGGTGGTATTATAACTGACTTTGTTGGCGGTCATAATTATCTCTGCTCAGGCAATTTGCTGGCAGGCAGTCCACGTATGGTGAAAAAAATGGTACCAGAAATACAGACTGAGTTAAGCGATCCACTAAAAAGCTAA
- the iscA gene encoding iron-sulfur cluster assembly protein IscA, protein MSISLTENAAERILTFLHNRGKGEGLRLGVRTSGCSGMAYVLEFVDIINEDDTVFEDKGVKVVIDGKSMIYLNGTELDFVKEGLNEGFKFNNPNSKNECGCGESFNV, encoded by the coding sequence ATGTCAATTTCTCTGACTGAAAATGCGGCAGAGCGTATTCTGACTTTCTTACATAACCGAGGAAAAGGTGAAGGCCTACGTTTAGGTGTAAGGACTTCTGGCTGTTCAGGCATGGCTTATGTGCTTGAATTTGTTGATATCATTAATGAAGATGATACTGTCTTTGAAGACAAAGGCGTAAAAGTTGTCATTGATGGTAAAAGTATGATTTACCTCAATGGAACAGAATTGGATTTTGTTAAAGAAGGTCTTAATGAAGGTTTTAAGTTTAACAATCCTAATAGCAAAAATGAATGTGGCTGCGGTGAAAGTTTTAACGTATGA
- the glnB gene encoding nitrogen regulatory protein P-II, protein MKKIDAIIKPFKLDDVREALADVGVTGMTVTEVKGFGRQKGHTELYRGAEYMVDFLPKVKIEIVVSDDIVDSCVETITQTAQTGKIGDGKIFVYDIAQVIRIRTGEQDEAAI, encoded by the coding sequence ATGAAAAAAATTGATGCAATTATCAAACCTTTCAAGTTAGATGATGTAAGAGAAGCTTTAGCCGATGTAGGCGTAACCGGAATGACAGTCACGGAAGTAAAAGGGTTTGGACGGCAAAAAGGTCATACAGAACTTTATCGCGGTGCAGAATATATGGTTGATTTTTTGCCTAAAGTAAAAATTGAAATTGTTGTTTCAGACGATATTGTTGATAGTTGTGTCGAGACGATAACGCAAACCGCACAGACAGGAAAAATTGGTGATGGTAAAATCTTTGTTTATGATATTGCTCAGGTGATCCGAATTCGAACCGGTGAGCAGGATGAAGCGGCTATTTGA
- the trmJ gene encoding tRNA (cytosine(32)/uridine(32)-2'-O)-methyltransferase TrmJ, with product MLENIRIILVETSHTGNMGSTARAMKTMGLTNLYLVNPLILPDLQAIALSAGASDVIGQATIVATLDQAVLGCSLVIGTSVRARTLSWPQVTPRECGEKTIRQAINSPVAIIFGRERVGLTNEELQKCQYHLHIPTNPEYGSLNLAMAVQLISYEIRMAYLTINEKKSSVDNKDKVQYPPIEDIERFYIHLEAVLNASGFIRKRHPGQIMNKLRRLFTRARPEMQELHILRGILTSIEKWHK from the coding sequence ATGTTAGAAAATATTCGCATTATTTTGGTTGAAACCTCGCATACTGGAAATATGGGATCAACTGCCCGGGCGATGAAAACGATGGGACTAACTAATTTATACTTAGTTAATCCACTTATTTTACCGGATTTACAAGCTATTGCATTATCTGCTGGGGCCAGTGATGTGATTGGTCAAGCGACTATCGTGGCGACATTAGATCAAGCTGTACTTGGATGCAGTTTGGTAATTGGAACTAGTGTGCGCGCTCGTACTTTATCATGGCCACAGGTGACACCACGAGAGTGTGGTGAAAAAACCATTCGTCAGGCAATAAATTCCCCGGTGGCTATCATTTTTGGCCGCGAACGCGTTGGCTTAACCAATGAAGAACTACAGAAATGCCAATATCATCTTCATATTCCAACCAACCCTGAATATGGTTCACTCAATTTGGCAATGGCTGTTCAATTGATCAGTTATGAAATTCGTATGGCATACTTGACAATAAATGAAAAAAAATCCTCGGTGGATAATAAAGATAAGGTACAATATCCGCCAATTGAGGATATAGAACGTTTTTATATCCATCTTGAAGCAGTGCTCAATGCATCTGGATTTATCAGAAAGCGTCACCCTGGACAAATCATGAATAAATTGCGACGTTTATTTACTCGAGCGCGTCCTGAAATGCAGGAACTCCATATTTTGCGTGGTATTCTCACATCAATTGAAAAATGGCATAAATAA
- the iscU gene encoding Fe-S cluster assembly scaffold IscU — protein MAYSEKVIDHYENPRNVGSFDNDDPMVGSGMVGAPACGDVMKLQIKVNDAGIIEDARFKTYGCGSAIASSSLVTEWMKGKTLDEAETIKNTAIAEELELPPVKIHCSILAEDAIKAAIADYKNKRQSK, from the coding sequence ATGGCATATAGCGAAAAAGTAATTGATCATTATGAAAATCCACGCAACGTAGGTTCGTTTGATAATGATGATCCCATGGTAGGTAGTGGGATGGTAGGGGCACCAGCTTGTGGTGATGTGATGAAACTTCAGATCAAAGTTAATGACGCAGGTATTATCGAAGATGCGCGCTTTAAAACTTATGGTTGTGGTTCGGCAATTGCCTCTAGTTCATTAGTAACGGAATGGATGAAAGGTAAGACTTTGGATGAAGCAGAGACTATCAAAAATACGGCTATAGCTGAAGAGTTAGAGTTGCCACCAGTTAAAATTCACTGTTCTATTTTGGCAGAAGATGCGATTAAAGCGGCCATTGCAGACTATAAAAATAAACGGCAAAGCAAATAG
- a CDS encoding 3-phenylpropionate MFS transporter, translating to MIIPSTRWLALDYFTYFFAYGIFLPFIAIWLNSEGLEADIIGILLASGLIARFIGSLLIAPIVTGSRHLITTLRLFAGLTLIFAVGFTVSSHWLWLLFIMLAFNLFFSPMIPLTDALAASWQKQITFDYGKVRVWGSIAFIISASLIGYLANNWGHKIIIYALLVSIIIMLLAMLLQPTIMPKATYRQIANTTISLKQLLLESSVWRFLLCTTLLQSSHAAYYGFSSIYWKEVGYSDTTIGLLWALSIAAEVIVFTFSYVLFRHWQASGLLLLAASCAVIRWGLMASFTALPILIVSQLLHSGTFTVCHLAAMRFISGRSEDEIIRLQAFYSALGLGAGLAIVTIVVGFVYEFFPFHHNWVFCLMSLIVIPALFIRPSEKSHQ from the coding sequence ATGATTATTCCATCAACACGTTGGCTTGCGTTAGATTATTTCACTTATTTTTTTGCTTATGGCATTTTTTTGCCTTTTATCGCAATTTGGCTAAATAGTGAAGGGCTTGAGGCCGATATAATCGGTATTTTGTTAGCATCGGGCCTAATTGCGCGTTTTATTGGTTCTTTGCTGATCGCACCAATAGTAACAGGATCCCGTCACCTAATTACCACCTTGCGTCTATTTGCTGGTTTAACACTGATTTTTGCAGTTGGATTTACCGTTAGTTCACATTGGTTATGGTTATTATTTATCATGTTGGCTTTTAATCTTTTTTTTTCACCGATGATACCTTTAACCGATGCGTTAGCCGCTAGTTGGCAAAAACAGATAACATTTGATTATGGTAAAGTGAGGGTTTGGGGTTCGATTGCATTTATTATTAGCGCTTCTTTGATCGGTTATTTAGCGAATAACTGGGGACATAAAATAATTATCTATGCATTACTTGTCAGCATAATAATTATGCTGTTGGCGATGTTATTACAACCTACTATTATGCCTAAAGCTACTTATCGCCAGATCGCCAATACAACTATATCATTGAAGCAATTATTGCTTGAGAGCTCAGTTTGGCGTTTTTTACTGTGCACAACCTTATTACAGAGTTCTCATGCCGCTTATTATGGTTTTTCTTCAATTTATTGGAAAGAAGTGGGTTATTCCGATACTACTATTGGTCTGTTATGGGCTTTAAGTATTGCTGCTGAAGTGATTGTATTTACCTTTAGCTATGTGCTTTTTCGTCATTGGCAGGCAAGTGGATTATTATTGTTAGCAGCAAGTTGTGCGGTTATTCGTTGGGGATTAATGGCTAGTTTTACCGCTTTACCAATATTGATAGTGAGCCAACTTTTACATAGTGGTACTTTTACTGTTTGTCATCTTGCGGCAATGCGTTTTATTAGTGGACGTAGCGAAGATGAAATTATTCGTCTACAAGCATTTTATTCGGCATTGGGGCTAGGAGCGGGGTTAGCGATAGTGACAATCGTGGTGGGTTTTGTGTATGAATTTTTCCCTTTTCACCATAACTGGGTATTTTGCTTAATGTCATTGATTGTCATTCCAGCATTATTTATTCGACCGAGTGAAAAATCACATCAATAA
- the iscX gene encoding Fe-S cluster assembly protein IscX, with product MSLKWTDSRAIAEALYDKYPNIDPQTVRFTDMHQWICQLDGFNDNPQASNEKILEAILLIWLDEYQ from the coding sequence GTGAGTTTAAAGTGGACCGATAGCCGTGCAATTGCAGAGGCACTCTATGATAAATATCCTAATATTGATCCGCAAACGGTTCGTTTTACCGATATGCATCAGTGGATTTGCCAACTAGATGGATTTAATGACAATCCGCAAGCTTCCAATGAAAAGATCCTGGAAGCTATTCTATTAATATGGCTTGATGAGTATCAATAA
- a CDS encoding IscS subfamily cysteine desulfurase: MKLPIYLDYSATTPVDPRVAEKMMQCMTMDGNFGNPSSRSHVFGWRAEEAVDIARNQIAELINADPREIVFTSGATESDNLAVKGVANFYQKKGKHIITSKTEHKAVLDTCRQLEREGFEVTYLSPKSSGLIDLHELEAAMRVDTILLSIMHVNNEIGIIQDIAAMGELCRNRGIIFHVDATQSVGKLPIDLNELKIDLMSFSAHKLYGPMGIGALYVRRKPRIRLEAQQHGGGHERGMRSGTLPVHQIVGMGEAYRIAKAEMAVESVRLRALRQRLWNGIKNIEEVYLNGDLTNGAPHILNVSFNYVEGESLMMALKDLAVSSGSACTSASLEPSYVLRALGMNDELAHSSIRFSFGRFTTEEEIDYAIELIHNAIGRLRDFSPLWEMYKQGVDLNSIEWAHH, from the coding sequence ATGAAACTACCGATTTATTTAGACTACTCGGCGACCACACCGGTTGATCCTCGTGTCGCTGAAAAAATGATGCAGTGTATGACTATGGATGGCAATTTTGGTAATCCGTCATCCCGTTCTCACGTTTTTGGCTGGCGGGCTGAAGAGGCTGTTGATATTGCGCGTAATCAGATTGCTGAGTTAATTAATGCGGATCCGCGCGAGATTGTTTTTACTTCAGGAGCGACTGAATCAGATAACTTGGCTGTGAAAGGGGTTGCCAATTTTTATCAGAAAAAAGGCAAACATATCATTACCAGCAAAACTGAGCATAAAGCAGTTTTGGACACTTGCCGTCAACTTGAGCGTGAAGGTTTTGAAGTGACTTATCTTTCGCCAAAAAGTAGTGGTCTTATTGATCTACATGAACTTGAAGCCGCTATGCGTGTGGATACAATTTTGCTGTCAATCATGCATGTTAATAATGAGATCGGTATTATTCAAGATATTGCCGCTATGGGTGAGCTTTGCCGCAATCGCGGTATTATTTTTCATGTTGATGCGACCCAGTCAGTAGGTAAATTACCGATTGATTTAAATGAACTAAAAATTGATTTAATGTCTTTCTCAGCACACAAACTGTATGGACCAATGGGAATAGGCGCACTTTATGTACGTCGTAAACCCCGTATTCGACTAGAAGCCCAACAGCATGGTGGTGGTCATGAACGAGGGATGCGTTCAGGGACATTACCAGTACACCAGATTGTAGGAATGGGTGAAGCTTATCGGATTGCTAAAGCAGAAATGGCAGTAGAATCTGTTCGATTACGCGCCTTACGCCAACGCTTATGGAACGGTATTAAGAATATTGAAGAGGTTTATCTTAATGGGGATCTGACCAACGGCGCTCCTCATATTCTCAATGTTAGTTTTAACTATGTGGAAGGTGAATCATTGATGATGGCGCTTAAAGATTTGGCGGTCTCATCAGGTTCAGCATGTACATCGGCAAGCCTTGAACCTTCATATGTACTAAGAGCATTGGGAATGAATGATGAGTTAGCACATAGTTCAATTCGTTTCTCTTTTGGTCGATTCACTACAGAAGAAGAAATCGACTATGCCATCGAGCTAATCCACAATGCGATAGGTCGGCTGCGCGATTTTTCTCCCCTATGGGAGATGTATAAGCAGGGTGTCGATCTTAATAGCATCGAATGGGCTCATCATTAA
- a CDS encoding NAD+ synthase: protein MNRTLNIALAQLNWLVGDIEGNCERMLQEAKAQQLQGADLILFSELALTGYPPEDLLFRSDFYQRCNKQLDRLQEASQNIAIVVGHPWQQNEKCYNALSFFWQGQMVARYFKQQLPNYGVFDEKRYFYAGHESCVLSFKGYKLGFLICEDVWFDEPVDKIKALGADVLIIINASPYNREKPHIRTKLLKSHSQRTHLPIVYLNQVGGQDELIFDGGSKVFNGKGEVTHYLAQFAEQVILCKFNDYEPLPVANLAKTLSPTAQVYEALVMATRDYINKNGSSGVILGLSGGIDSALTLAIAVDALGKDKVQAVMMPFKYTAEISIHDAREQAELLGIEFAIVSIEAMYDAFMAGLSPLFADMTAGTTEENLQARCRAIILMAISNKSGRLVLTTSNKSESAVGYTTLYGDMAGGFAVLKDVPKTLVFELAKYRNTISANIPQRVIERPPTAELAPGQLDQDSLPPYPVLDAILEGYVEQDKSVSELVAAGFDEVTVRRVIKLVDINEYKRRQAPVGPRVTIRNFNKDRRYPITSGFGRKNW from the coding sequence ATGAACCGAACGCTGAATATTGCACTAGCACAATTAAATTGGCTGGTAGGTGATATTGAAGGCAACTGTGAACGCATGTTGCAGGAAGCTAAGGCTCAACAGTTACAGGGTGCGGATCTTATTCTGTTTTCGGAATTGGCTTTAACTGGCTATCCGCCGGAGGATTTACTTTTTCGGTCGGATTTTTACCAACGTTGTAACAAACAGCTTGATCGCCTTCAAGAGGCTAGTCAAAATATAGCCATTGTCGTAGGTCATCCATGGCAGCAAAATGAAAAATGTTATAATGCATTGTCATTTTTCTGGCAGGGACAAATGGTGGCGCGTTATTTTAAGCAACAATTGCCTAATTATGGTGTTTTTGATGAAAAGCGCTATTTTTATGCTGGTCACGAAAGTTGTGTATTATCTTTTAAAGGTTATAAATTAGGTTTTTTAATTTGTGAAGATGTTTGGTTTGATGAACCAGTTGATAAAATTAAAGCATTAGGCGCTGATGTTCTGATTATCATTAATGCTTCACCTTATAATCGCGAAAAACCCCATATCCGTACAAAGTTATTAAAATCTCATAGTCAAAGAACGCATTTGCCAATTGTCTATTTAAACCAGGTTGGCGGGCAGGATGAACTTATATTTGATGGTGGCTCAAAAGTATTTAATGGAAAGGGTGAGGTAACGCATTATTTAGCGCAGTTTGCTGAGCAAGTTATCCTGTGTAAATTTAATGATTACGAACCGCTGCCAGTAGCTAATTTAGCTAAAACTTTATCGCCTACCGCTCAAGTTTATGAAGCATTAGTCATGGCAACCCGTGACTATATTAATAAAAATGGCTCCTCTGGCGTTATTTTGGGATTATCAGGTGGAATTGATTCAGCTTTAACCTTGGCTATTGCAGTAGATGCTTTAGGAAAAGATAAAGTTCAGGCTGTAATGATGCCTTTTAAATATACAGCTGAGATAAGCATCCATGATGCCAGAGAACAGGCAGAATTGTTAGGGATTGAATTTGCGATAGTATCTATTGAAGCTATGTATGATGCATTTATGGCTGGTTTGTCGCCCTTATTTGCAGACATGACTGCCGGCACAACCGAAGAGAATTTGCAGGCTCGCTGTCGGGCTATTATTCTGATGGCAATATCCAATAAGAGTGGCCGTTTAGTATTAACGACCAGTAACAAAAGTGAATCGGCAGTAGGTTATACTACTCTCTATGGTGATATGGCCGGTGGTTTTGCGGTATTGAAAGATGTACCGAAGACGTTAGTATTTGAGCTGGCAAAATATCGTAATACCATTTCAGCAAACATCCCTCAGCGCGTGATTGAGCGGCCACCTACTGCTGAGCTAGCGCCAGGGCAACTCGATCAGGATAGTCTACCACCTTATCCTGTGCTGGATGCGATCTTGGAAGGTTATGTAGAACAGGATAAATCGGTCAGTGAATTAGTTGCGGCTGGATTTGATGAGGTAACAGTACGTAGGGTGATCAAGCTAGTTGATATTAATGAATATAAACGACGTCAAGCACCAGTAGGTCCGCGCGTTACAATTAGAAATTTCAATAAGGATAGGCGTTACCCAATTACTTCGGGTTTTGGTCGTAAAAACTGGTGA
- the hmpA gene encoding NO-inducible flavohemoprotein, which produces MIDTQTIATVKSTIPLIVSTGPKLTAHFYQRMFQHNLELKDIFNMSHQINGDQKEALFNAICAYATNIDNVSALLPAVEKIAHKHASLNIKPEHYSIVGHHLLHTIDELFQPGKEIIEAWAKAFAVLADIFINREEQIYKTNEKSIGGWRGLRRFKVAKKIPRSETITSFQFIPEDGNEVVDFLPGQYLTIYLQDREKLTNQQIRQYSLTNAPNGKSYSIAVKREEKGSVSNYLHNEINEGDIVKLAPPCGDFFLTANSNTPVTLISAGVGLTPMISMLEKLYQQQHAAPLNWLHATEHSGHHAFANEVKNKLTDFIHGFSAIWYNNPREQDRQHEQYQYQGLMNLSKVKQRLNIKNMHYYFCGPVNFMQFIAKQLLAMGVNTSHIHYECFGPHKVIEENRQ; this is translated from the coding sequence ATGATTGATACTCAAACTATTGCGACCGTTAAATCAACTATTCCTCTCATAGTCTCCACCGGCCCTAAATTAACTGCTCATTTTTATCAACGTATGTTTCAACATAACCTTGAATTAAAAGATATTTTCAATATGAGTCATCAAATTAATGGGGATCAAAAAGAAGCGTTATTTAATGCCATTTGCGCCTATGCCACCAATATTGATAATGTTTCTGCCTTACTACCCGCCGTTGAAAAAATTGCCCACAAACACGCTAGTCTGAATATAAAACCTGAACATTATTCGATTGTTGGTCATCATCTTCTACATACCATTGATGAGCTATTTCAGCCTGGAAAAGAAATTATTGAGGCCTGGGCTAAAGCTTTTGCTGTGCTGGCCGATATCTTTATTAACCGTGAAGAACAAATCTATAAAACAAATGAAAAAAGTATCGGTGGTTGGCGTGGCTTACGTCGCTTCAAAGTGGCTAAAAAGATCCCTCGTAGCGAAACAATTACCAGTTTTCAATTTATTCCAGAAGATGGTAATGAGGTAGTCGATTTTCTACCAGGACAATATTTAACCATTTATTTACAAGATCGTGAAAAACTAACCAATCAACAAATTCGGCAATACTCATTAACTAATGCGCCTAATGGTAAAAGTTATTCTATAGCGGTAAAACGTGAAGAAAAAGGTAGTGTATCAAACTATCTGCACAACGAGATAAACGAAGGTGATATCGTCAAACTGGCACCACCCTGCGGAGATTTTTTTCTGACGGCCAATAGCAATACGCCAGTGACACTGATTTCAGCCGGTGTCGGCTTAACGCCGATGATAAGTATGTTGGAAAAACTATATCAACAACAACATGCAGCACCATTAAATTGGCTACATGCGACAGAGCATAGCGGACATCACGCTTTTGCTAATGAAGTGAAAAATAAATTAACTGATTTTATCCATGGCTTCAGTGCCATTTGGTATAACAATCCGCGAGAGCAAGATAGACAACACGAACAGTATCAATATCAAGGACTAATGAATCTATCAAAAGTAAAACAACGGCTTAATATTAAAAATATGCATTACTACTTCTGTGGCCCTGTCAACTTTATGCAATTTATTGCCAAACAGTTGCTCGCCATGGGAGTAAATACCAGTCACATCCATTATGAGTGTTTTGGGCCACATAAAGTTATTGAGGAAAATAGACAATAA
- the fdx gene encoding ISC system 2Fe-2S type ferredoxin — MPKIIFLPHKELCPEGAVVEVEKGESILDAALRSGIDIEHACEKSCACTTCHCIVREGFDSLEESSELEDDMLDKAWGLEPESRLSCQAIVTNEDLVIEIPKYTINHAREH, encoded by the coding sequence ATGCCGAAGATAATTTTTTTACCGCATAAAGAGTTATGCCCGGAAGGGGCGGTTGTGGAAGTGGAGAAAGGTGAATCCATTCTTGATGCTGCTTTACGTAGTGGCATTGATATTGAACATGCTTGTGAAAAATCTTGTGCTTGTACAACTTGCCACTGTATTGTCCGTGAAGGCTTTGATTCTCTGGAAGAAAGCTCTGAACTAGAGGATGACATGCTAGATAAAGCATGGGGATTAGAGCCTGAGAGCCGTTTAAGTTGTCAGGCCATTGTGACTAATGAAGATCTGGTCATAGAAATTCCTAAATACACGATTAATCATGCCAGAGAGCATTGA
- the iscR gene encoding Fe-S cluster assembly transcriptional regulator IscR: MRLTSKGRYAVTAMLDVALHSKTGPVPLADISERQGISLSYLEQLFSRLRKNELVASVRGPGGGYLLGREAKTIFIAQVISAVDESVDATRCQGRKEGCQGGERCLTHALWRDLSDRITSFLSNISLQELVNNQEVQEVADRQDNDKHPVRATHQSEPIINMQA, encoded by the coding sequence ATGAGACTAACATCTAAAGGACGCTATGCAGTAACAGCCATGCTGGATGTGGCATTGCATTCAAAGACTGGGCCAGTGCCATTGGCTGATATATCGGAACGCCAGGGAATTTCGCTTTCTTATCTTGAGCAACTGTTTTCTCGACTTCGCAAAAATGAATTAGTTGCCAGTGTTCGTGGCCCTGGTGGCGGATATTTATTAGGTCGGGAGGCAAAAACTATTTTCATCGCTCAAGTTATTTCTGCTGTTGATGAGTCGGTTGATGCAACTCGTTGTCAGGGAAGAAAAGAAGGATGCCAAGGTGGAGAGCGTTGTTTGACCCATGCATTGTGGCGTGATTTAAGTGACCGTATTACCAGTTTTCTTAGTAATATTAGCTTACAAGAGTTGGTCAATAATCAAGAAGTACAAGAAGTTGCTGATCGTCAAGATAACGATAAACATCCGGTGAGAGCGACTCATCAATCTGAACCCATTATTAATATGCAAGCATAA
- the glyA gene encoding serine hydroxymethyltransferase yields the protein MLKREMSIADYDQELWQAMENEVKRQEEHIELIASENYTSPRVMQAQGSQLTNKYAEGYPGKRYYGGCEYVDIVEQLAIDRAKTLFDADFANVQPHSGSQANTAVYMALLQPGDTVLGMNLAHGGHLTHGSPVNFSGKLYNIVPYGIDEKGKIDYDDIATQAQKYKPKMIIGGFSAYSGVVDWAKMRQIADSVGAYLFVDMAHVAGLIAAGVYPNPVPHAHVVTTTTHKTLAGPRGGLILAKGGDEEFYKKLNSAVFPGAQGGPLMHVIAGKAVALKEAMEPEFKTYQQQVAKNAKTMVDVFIKRGYKVVSGGTENHLFLLDLVDKGITGKEADAALGRANITVNKNSVPNDPKGPFITSGIRIGTPAITRRGFKEKESAELANWICDILDNIDNESEIQNIKQKVLLICQQFPVYA from the coding sequence ATGTTAAAGCGTGAAATGAGTATTGCAGATTATGATCAAGAACTATGGCAGGCAATGGAAAATGAAGTTAAGCGTCAGGAAGAGCATATTGAGTTAATCGCTTCAGAAAATTATACCAGTCCAAGAGTTATGCAAGCTCAAGGTTCCCAACTTACGAATAAATACGCTGAAGGTTATCCAGGGAAGCGTTATTATGGTGGTTGTGAGTATGTTGATATTGTTGAACAACTCGCTATTGATCGCGCGAAAACTTTATTTGATGCGGATTTTGCTAATGTTCAGCCACACTCAGGTTCACAAGCTAATACTGCTGTTTATATGGCCTTATTGCAGCCCGGCGATACGGTATTAGGCATGAATTTGGCACATGGTGGACATTTAACCCATGGATCACCGGTCAATTTTTCCGGTAAGCTTTATAATATCGTTCCTTATGGTATCGATGAAAAGGGTAAAATTGATTACGACGATATAGCCACTCAGGCACAAAAATATAAACCTAAAATGATTATTGGTGGTTTTTCCGCTTATTCAGGCGTGGTAGATTGGGCTAAAATGCGTCAAATTGCAGATAGTGTAGGTGCTTATTTATTTGTTGATATGGCGCATGTCGCTGGTTTGATCGCTGCTGGTGTTTATCCTAATCCTGTTCCTCATGCACATGTTGTGACCACCACCACCCATAAGACTTTGGCCGGCCCTCGCGGTGGTTTGATTTTGGCTAAAGGTGGTGATGAAGAGTTTTACAAAAAACTAAATTCTGCTGTATTCCCTGGCGCTCAAGGTGGTCCGCTAATGCATGTTATTGCTGGGAAAGCGGTTGCACTAAAAGAAGCGATGGAGCCTGAATTTAAAACCTATCAACAGCAAGTGGCTAAAAATGCGAAAACGATGGTTGATGTTTTCATCAAGCGTGGTTACAAAGTTGTTTCTGGTGGAACTGAAAACCATTTATTCTTATTAGATTTAGTGGATAAAGGGATCACCGGTAAAGAGGCGGATGCCGCACTGGGTCGTGCTAATATTACCGTCAATAAAAATAGTGTACCAAATGATCCAAAGGGTCCATTTATTACTTCAGGTATTCGTATTGGTACACCCGCCATCACTCGTCGTGGGTTTAAAGAAAAAGAATCTGCTGAATTAGCTAATTGGATATGTGATATTTTGGACAATATTGATAATGAAAGTGAGATTCAAAATATAAAACAAAAAGTATTGTTAATTTGCCAGCAGTTTCCGGTTTATGCATAA